One window of Streptococcus suis genomic DNA carries:
- the argS gene encoding arginine--tRNA ligase, whose amino-acid sequence MNHKQMIAEKLAAVLPSLEVEAIYALLEKPKSSEMGDIAFPAFSLAKVERKAPQAIAADIVEKLDTAGFEKVVATGPYVNFFLDKAAISHDVLTQVITEKADYGQLTIGQDRNVTIDMSSPNIAKPFSVGHLRSTVIGDALANIHAKLGYKPIRINHLGDWGKQFGMLIVAYKLWGDKAAVEADPISELLKLYVRINAEAEEKPELDEEARQWFKKLEDGDPEAKELWQWFRDESLVEFNRIYDKLGVTFDSFNGEAFYNDKMDEGIQILEEKGLLHESKGARIVDLESYNLPPALIMKTDGATLYITRDMATAMYRKRTYDFVKNIYVVGQEQINHFKQLKAVLKEMGFNWSDDMKHITFGLVTKDKKKLSTRKGNIILLEPTLDEAISRALSQIEAKNPDLENKEEVAHAVGVGAVKFYDLKTDRDNGYDFDLEAMVSFEGETGPYVQYAYARIQSILRKADFTPSADNDYKLADAESWDIIKHIQNFSNVVERAGDKFDPSLIAKYAINLAQAFNKYYAHTRILDESPERDSRLALAYATGVVLKEALRLLGVQAPEKM is encoded by the coding sequence ATGAATCATAAACAAATGATTGCAGAAAAATTGGCTGCTGTGCTTCCTAGCTTGGAAGTTGAAGCCATTTATGCACTGCTTGAAAAACCAAAGTCATCCGAAATGGGCGACATCGCCTTTCCGGCTTTCTCACTAGCAAAGGTTGAGCGCAAGGCACCACAAGCCATCGCAGCTGACATTGTTGAAAAGCTGGATACTGCAGGTTTTGAAAAAGTCGTGGCAACTGGTCCTTATGTCAACTTCTTCTTGGACAAGGCCGCAATTTCGCACGATGTCCTGACCCAGGTCATCACCGAAAAGGCAGACTACGGTCAACTAACTATCGGTCAAGACCGCAATGTCACTATCGATATGTCTAGTCCTAATATCGCAAAACCCTTCTCTGTTGGCCACCTCCGTTCGACCGTTATCGGGGACGCTCTGGCAAATATCCATGCAAAACTGGGCTACAAGCCAATTCGTATCAACCACCTGGGCGACTGGGGCAAACAGTTCGGTATGCTGATTGTTGCTTACAAACTCTGGGGCGACAAGGCAGCGGTTGAAGCTGACCCAATCTCTGAATTGCTCAAACTCTATGTCCGTATCAATGCTGAGGCCGAAGAAAAACCTGAACTGGACGAAGAAGCTCGCCAATGGTTCAAAAAATTGGAAGACGGCGACCCTGAAGCAAAAGAATTGTGGCAATGGTTCCGCGACGAAAGTTTGGTGGAATTTAACCGCATCTACGACAAGCTAGGCGTTACCTTCGACAGTTTCAACGGTGAAGCCTTCTACAATGACAAGATGGATGAAGGAATTCAAATCTTAGAAGAAAAAGGCCTGCTCCATGAGTCTAAAGGTGCCCGTATTGTAGATTTGGAAAGCTACAACCTGCCACCAGCCCTCATTATGAAAACAGACGGTGCCACACTTTATATCACCCGTGACATGGCTACAGCTATGTACCGCAAGCGCACTTATGACTTCGTGAAAAATATCTACGTCGTTGGTCAGGAGCAAATTAACCACTTCAAGCAACTGAAAGCTGTTCTCAAGGAAATGGGTTTCAACTGGAGCGACGATATGAAACATATCACCTTCGGCTTGGTGACAAAAGACAAGAAAAAATTGTCTACTCGTAAGGGAAATATTATCCTGCTCGAGCCGACGCTTGATGAGGCTATCTCACGCGCCCTTTCTCAAATCGAAGCTAAAAATCCAGACCTGGAAAACAAGGAAGAAGTCGCGCATGCAGTCGGGGTCGGAGCTGTTAAGTTCTACGACCTCAAAACCGACCGCGACAACGGCTATGACTTTGACCTCGAGGCTATGGTATCCTTCGAAGGCGAGACTGGTCCTTATGTTCAATACGCATACGCCCGCATTCAGTCTATCCTGCGCAAGGCTGACTTTACACCAAGCGCTGACAATGACTACAAGCTGGCTGACGCAGAAAGCTGGGATATCATCAAGCACATCCAAAACTTCTCAAATGTTGTTGAACGTGCCGGTGACAAATTTGACCCATCTTTGATTGCCAAATACGCCATCAATCTGGCTCAAGCCTTCAACAAATACTACGCCCACACACGTATCCTGGACGAAAGCCCAGAACGTGACAGCCGTCTGGCCCTTGCCTACGCAACTGGTGTCGTTCTCAAAGAGGCTCTCCGCCTTCTCGGTGTCCAAGCCCCTGAAAAAATGTAA
- a CDS encoding SH3 domain-containing protein: MTKQSLTHHASRFSIRKYSFGAASVLLATVSLLNAQLVAANTTASTTNPSTAQAGSPVQTSQASQTSTETSTSSTNTNQASQQTTATKTSDAGIISKPQEVITPQTNTSTIQAVAPATTSSSSAISQNQARTVTIPQTAGTSNTTTNTGTARTAVDPSNQTRTASTTTTSAALGDNYPYKIGWQVDPWGMYTRQCTSFVAFRLSTTNGFTLPRAYGNADVWGYRAQREGYRVDMNPAIGSVAWWNSMHVAWVSAINGDMVEIEEYNFNYNESYNKRWIHKNSVSGYIHFKDLTGYSGATTTTPVSTTPTKPASSTTNLAPSGTYTFTAQTAIKAEAKIASPTLANYQAGQSVNYDRVLEADGYQWISYLSFAGNRRYIPIKRLTTTATTTTTSTPKPAPTSPSTPALPSSGTYTFKNRLAIRNQASLSASILAYYNVGQSVNYDRIVQAEGKQWLSYLSYSGARRYIALP, translated from the coding sequence ATGACAAAACAATCACTTACACACCATGCATCACGCTTTTCTATCCGAAAATATTCTTTCGGTGCTGCCTCAGTCCTGCTGGCAACTGTCAGTCTGCTAAATGCCCAACTGGTTGCGGCTAATACGACAGCTTCTACCACCAATCCTTCTACGGCACAAGCAGGTAGCCCAGTTCAAACGAGTCAGGCAAGTCAAACAAGTACTGAAACAAGTACATCTTCTACTAATACAAACCAAGCCAGCCAGCAAACGACTGCTACAAAGACCAGTGATGCAGGAATAATTTCCAAGCCACAAGAAGTGATTACCCCACAAACAAATACAAGTACGATACAAGCCGTAGCTCCTGCAACTACCAGCAGTAGCTCTGCCATTTCCCAAAACCAAGCCAGAACCGTAACAATCCCGCAAACAGCTGGGACAAGCAATACCACGACAAATACTGGGACCGCGCGCACTGCGGTCGATCCAAGTAACCAAACGCGAACAGCTAGCACAACAACCACATCTGCAGCCCTTGGGGACAACTATCCCTATAAAATTGGCTGGCAGGTCGACCCTTGGGGAATGTACACACGCCAGTGCACATCCTTCGTCGCCTTCCGCCTCAGTACTACAAACGGCTTTACCCTACCGCGTGCTTACGGTAATGCCGATGTTTGGGGTTACCGCGCCCAACGTGAAGGCTACCGCGTAGACATGAACCCTGCCATCGGCTCTGTTGCTTGGTGGAATAGCATGCACGTGGCCTGGGTATCCGCTATCAATGGTGATATGGTAGAGATTGAAGAATATAATTTTAACTATAATGAAAGTTACAATAAACGCTGGATTCATAAAAATTCAGTCAGCGGCTATATTCATTTCAAGGACTTGACCGGCTATTCTGGAGCGACTACCACTACACCGGTCTCGACGACACCAACCAAGCCTGCAAGTTCAACAACCAACCTAGCTCCAAGCGGAACCTACACTTTCACCGCCCAAACCGCCATCAAGGCTGAGGCAAAAATAGCTAGTCCAACCTTGGCAAACTATCAAGCAGGGCAAAGCGTTAACTACGACCGTGTCTTGGAAGCAGACGGCTACCAGTGGATTAGCTACCTCAGCTTTGCTGGAAATCGTCGCTATATACCGATTAAAAGATTGACAACAACCGCTACTACTACGACCACATCTACTCCAAAACCTGCACCAACCAGCCCAAGCACACCGGCCCTACCTTCGTCGGGCACCTATACCTTCAAGAACCGATTGGCCATTCGAAATCAAGCTAGTTTATCAGCTTCAATTCTAGCCTACTATAACGTCGGTCAAAGCGTCAACTATGACCGAATCGTCCAGGCAGAAGGCAAGCAGTGGTTGAGCTACTTATCCTATTCTGGTGCTCGTCGCTACATTGCCCTACCTTAA
- a CDS encoding ABC transporter ATP-binding protein, whose protein sequence is MIEIQGLEKRFEEREIFSNLHLTLERGKVYALIGKSGSGKTTLLNMLAKLEKADGGRIDYQGQDLSKLASQQFFRDHMGYLFQTIGLLDNQSIGDNLDLGFVGQKVKKEQRQRLQNEALEQVNLGYLDLEQKVYTLSGGEAQRVALAKLILKNPPLILADEPTAALDPKNSEEVMQLLTGLKNDNRVIVIATHNPAVWEKADVVIDMKEIGHG, encoded by the coding sequence ATGATTGAAATTCAGGGATTGGAAAAGCGATTTGAAGAACGGGAGATTTTTTCAAACTTACATCTGACGTTGGAAAGGGGCAAGGTCTATGCTTTAATTGGAAAAAGCGGTAGCGGAAAGACTACCTTGCTAAATATGCTGGCCAAGTTGGAAAAAGCTGACGGCGGACGGATTGATTATCAGGGTCAAGATTTGTCGAAGCTAGCTTCCCAGCAGTTCTTTCGAGATCACATGGGCTACCTCTTCCAAACGATTGGTCTCCTGGATAATCAATCAATCGGAGACAATTTAGACTTGGGATTTGTCGGACAGAAGGTCAAAAAAGAGCAGCGGCAGCGACTACAAAATGAAGCTTTGGAGCAGGTGAACTTGGGCTACTTAGACTTAGAACAAAAGGTTTATACCTTATCGGGAGGTGAAGCCCAGAGGGTTGCCTTGGCCAAGCTTATCTTAAAAAATCCACCACTGATTTTGGCCGATGAACCGACTGCGGCACTCGACCCCAAAAATTCAGAAGAGGTCATGCAACTCTTGACAGGGCTAAAAAATGACAACCGTGTGATTGTCATTGCGACTCATAACCCTGCTGTCTGGGAAAAAGCAGATGTGGTCATTGACATGAAGGAGATTGGACATGGATAA
- a CDS encoding DUF1430 domain-containing protein encodes MKRLFILVSTVLVAIYLGISLAGQVSLVEFGSYQAVDVIGKDTNRQTANRDQVTEVLTDLAEEHKSVIARRIVEPNASGETSFTYAIYGSGQVPEGLTVSSKESAETSDLVSTYLIVSGDLDNQVLKESLESLGYSGMVHHGYSLFSIFLSTVVSEVAMLSFFVFLLTFMALTLIYRIKTLRFAGIRLISGESFLQVVARPLWEDIRQIVMATSVGAIIGPLILYLQAGFLLSILQVFFLGLFLYALALASISVLLSLVYFLGLRQNSLVDLLKGKLPLKRMLAMMMVGQLLAILVVGFSSSRLLQGYQEIRLLEQAQEEWALRDDYYKSVFSYSSAMMTEEEVAQQNKKWREFAKVQLETTEALFVKSNVDQYAFGGEVDPEGNRLTDYNPRGNVIYVSPRYLTEQGVMVDQAFLEEMNHLSLGEYGLILPASLREQAEQVQNMFQTELEAFSRQSLESNSQQMFATKISLAFTDSGQERFLYNDGDRSQTQYLTDPIIVVLTPESTGATPVSDMFWGTSLDLGMKFVGYEATIEVMKEQGVYNWVSYLVNQRLAFVSVLNTKRTEFYSLLIGTVLTLATAVLLFDAMSLLYFEQFRRELFIKRLAGMTFYELHGSYLLGQAGVFVLGLLVSTWLTGDVVMSGLTVGLLTLNALVILGRQDKKEQTANVAVLKGQ; translated from the coding sequence ATGAAACGTTTATTTATTCTAGTGTCGACTGTATTGGTAGCGATTTACCTGGGTATTTCTTTGGCTGGTCAGGTTAGTCTTGTAGAGTTTGGTTCTTATCAGGCAGTGGATGTCATCGGGAAAGATACCAATAGACAGACAGCCAATCGTGACCAGGTGACAGAGGTCTTGACCGACTTGGCAGAGGAACATAAGAGTGTGATTGCTAGACGGATTGTCGAGCCTAATGCTTCTGGGGAAACCAGTTTTACCTACGCCATCTATGGTAGCGGACAGGTTCCAGAAGGTTTGACCGTTTCCTCCAAGGAAAGTGCTGAAACCAGCGACTTGGTTAGTACTTATCTGATTGTTTCAGGAGATTTGGACAACCAAGTCTTGAAAGAAAGCTTGGAATCACTGGGTTACAGTGGCATGGTCCATCATGGCTATTCTCTCTTTAGCATCTTCCTATCCACAGTCGTTTCAGAAGTAGCCATGCTGAGTTTCTTTGTCTTTCTCTTGACCTTCATGGCTCTCACCTTAATCTATCGGATTAAGACCTTACGATTTGCAGGAATTCGTCTGATTTCAGGTGAAAGTTTCTTACAGGTGGTGGCTCGACCTTTATGGGAGGATATTCGTCAGATTGTGATGGCTACATCGGTGGGGGCTATAATCGGACCTCTTATTCTCTATCTTCAAGCTGGATTTTTACTATCCATCTTGCAGGTCTTTTTCCTGGGGCTTTTCCTCTATGCACTGGCTCTTGCTAGTATTTCTGTCCTACTTAGCCTAGTGTATTTCCTGGGGTTGAGGCAAAATAGCTTGGTTGATTTGCTCAAGGGAAAACTTCCTCTCAAACGGATGTTGGCTATGATGATGGTTGGGCAACTTCTGGCTATTTTGGTAGTAGGTTTTAGCTCTAGCCGTCTATTGCAGGGCTATCAGGAAATTCGCTTGCTTGAACAGGCACAGGAAGAATGGGCATTGAGAGATGATTATTACAAATCTGTTTTTAGTTACAGCTCTGCTATGATGACCGAGGAGGAAGTGGCCCAGCAGAATAAAAAGTGGCGAGAGTTTGCGAAAGTACAGCTAGAGACGACAGAAGCCCTCTTTGTGAAAAGCAATGTCGACCAGTACGCCTTCGGTGGCGAGGTGGATCCTGAGGGCAATCGCCTGACGGATTATAATCCTCGTGGCAATGTCATCTACGTATCTCCTCGCTATCTGACAGAGCAGGGAGTGATGGTAGACCAAGCCTTCTTGGAGGAAATGAATCATCTGAGCCTGGGTGAGTATGGTTTGATTTTACCAGCTAGCTTGCGAGAACAAGCTGAGCAAGTACAAAATATGTTCCAGACAGAATTAGAGGCATTTTCCCGACAAAGCCTAGAAAGTAACAGCCAACAGATGTTCGCTACCAAGATAAGTCTGGCCTTTACAGACAGTGGTCAAGAGCGGTTTCTCTACAATGATGGCGATCGGAGCCAGACCCAATATCTGACAGACCCGATTATTGTTGTTTTGACTCCTGAGTCAACAGGTGCGACACCAGTTTCGGATATGTTCTGGGGAACTAGTCTGGATTTAGGGATGAAGTTTGTAGGCTATGAGGCGACTATTGAAGTCATGAAAGAGCAGGGTGTTTATAACTGGGTATCCTATTTGGTGAATCAGCGGTTGGCCTTTGTCAGCGTTTTGAACACCAAGCGAACAGAGTTTTATTCGCTTCTCATCGGTACAGTATTGACACTGGCAACGGCTGTTTTGCTTTTTGATGCGATGAGTTTGCTCTATTTTGAACAATTCAGACGAGAGCTGTTTATCAAGCGTTTGGCCGGAATGACCTTCTATGAACTTCATGGATCTTACCTCCTAGGCCAAGCTGGTGTGTTTGTACTGGGCTTGCTGGTATCAACTTGGTTGACAGGAGATGTGGTTATGAGCGGTCTGACTGTAGGCTTGCTCACCTTAAATGCCCTGGTCATACTGGGAAGACAAGATAAGAAAGAACAAACTGCCAACGTAGCAGTGTTGAAAGGACAATAA
- a CDS encoding lactococcin 972 family bacteriocin has product MKKTLKKFALIAGLAATIGGTAVASAAVQYPGGGVWTYGAANGGAYSNYYHGSRYHSSTVVSRWTGASSKGYAQAGQTSRAWISTKLGEQAAFYYNY; this is encoded by the coding sequence ATGAAAAAGACACTTAAAAAATTTGCACTCATCGCGGGACTTGCAGCAACAATTGGCGGAACAGCAGTGGCTTCAGCGGCTGTACAGTATCCTGGTGGTGGAGTTTGGACATACGGAGCAGCAAATGGTGGTGCCTATTCAAACTATTACCACGGTAGTCGCTACCATAGTTCAACAGTGGTAAGTCGATGGACTGGAGCCTCAAGTAAAGGGTACGCACAGGCAGGACAGACCTCTCGTGCATGGATTAGTACAAAACTTGGAGAGCAAGCAGCTTTCTATTATAACTATTAA
- a CDS encoding helix-turn-helix domain-containing protein translates to MTLGQKIEQLRLEKGLSRPDFCGDESELTVRQLARIESGQSQPSIPKLEYIAQRLGIPAYSLMPDYKELPQGYLELKYKLLREPIYNKVEVLDKKEQYLDEIEELYCEQLPPEETVWVETSRAILDVIRTQHPEYAVALLETYLPELEEKEVFSLKDLELISLYFVSVFAHIKNKKNQLSEIGKLQSFLSRLIKHVNLVQPEQLFLLSNVIFSGLACLDMLESYEFFDLYIACLQEIMEKTQDFQKKPILLMLHWKHALVMENKYSLAEGFYQKAKLFADMIEDTHLVTMLEKQWQEDLKKYL, encoded by the coding sequence ATGACTTTAGGGCAAAAAATCGAGCAACTGAGGCTAGAAAAGGGGCTGAGCCGTCCAGATTTTTGTGGAGATGAATCCGAGTTGACGGTACGGCAATTAGCTCGGATAGAAAGTGGTCAATCGCAGCCCTCTATACCTAAGTTAGAGTACATTGCCCAGCGTTTAGGCATTCCAGCCTATAGCCTAATGCCAGACTATAAGGAATTGCCACAGGGCTATCTGGAACTCAAGTACAAGTTGTTGCGGGAGCCGATATATAATAAGGTGGAGGTGTTGGATAAAAAGGAACAATACCTTGATGAAATAGAAGAACTGTATTGTGAACAATTACCACCAGAGGAAACGGTGTGGGTTGAAACGTCAAGAGCGATTTTGGATGTTATTCGCACACAACATCCAGAATATGCGGTAGCCTTATTAGAAACGTATTTACCTGAACTTGAGGAGAAAGAAGTCTTTTCGTTGAAGGATTTAGAACTGATTAGTCTGTATTTCGTTAGTGTATTTGCACATATAAAAAACAAGAAAAATCAGTTATCAGAAATTGGCAAGTTGCAATCGTTCTTATCGCGTTTAATAAAGCATGTCAATCTTGTTCAGCCAGAGCAATTATTTCTTCTGAGTAATGTTATTTTTTCAGGTCTGGCTTGTTTGGATATGCTGGAGTCCTATGAATTTTTTGACCTTTATATTGCTTGTCTTCAAGAAATAATGGAGAAAACGCAGGATTTTCAAAAGAAACCTATTTTACTTATGTTGCATTGGAAACATGCTCTTGTTATGGAGAATAAGTATAGTTTGGCAGAAGGGTTCTATCAAAAAGCAAAACTATTTGCTGATATGATTGAAGATACACATTTGGTAACCATGTTAGAAAAGCAATGGCAAGAAGATTTGAAAAAATATTTGTAA
- a CDS encoding helix-turn-helix domain-containing protein, producing MDLGQKIEQLRLEKGLSRPDFCGDESELTVRQLARIESGQSQPSIPKLEYIAQRLGIPAYSLMPDYKELPQGYLELKYKLLREPIYNKVEVLDKQDGYIETIYNTYFEELPKTEQLICEAMQAMVDMVRTNQPDYAVALLTENLPLLMAKKVCDVNDLILIRLFFVQQTIGENTVSRVQNNFESISYLMKKLANSQTFVRLEDTFYLRDAIISGLACFELIEYYDDAPIYIDCLRGIMEETQDYQKKPLLFMLEWKAALKLEEDYEKAEKVYQSAKSFAQVIGNDYLAQKLAEEWQKDLKKYW from the coding sequence ATGGATTTAGGACAAAAAATCGAGCAACTGAGGCTAGAAAAGGGACTGAGCCGTCCAGATTTTTGTGGAGATGAATCCGAGTTGACGGTACGGCAATTAGCTCGGATAGAAAGTGGTCAATCGCAGCCTTCTATACCTAAATTAGAGTACATTGCCCAGCGTTTAGGCATTCCAGCCTATAGCCTGATGCCAGACTATAAGGAATTGCCACAAGGTTATTTGGAACTCAAGTACAAGTTGTTGCGGGAGCCGATATATAATAAGGTCGAGGTGTTGGATAAACAGGATGGGTATATCGAAACCATATATAATACCTATTTTGAAGAACTACCTAAGACTGAGCAGCTTATCTGTGAGGCTATGCAGGCTATGGTTGATATGGTGCGGACCAATCAACCAGATTATGCAGTAGCTCTATTGACAGAAAACTTACCACTTCTTATGGCAAAGAAAGTGTGTGATGTCAATGACTTGATTCTTATTCGGCTCTTTTTTGTCCAGCAAACAATAGGAGAGAATACAGTCAGTAGAGTTCAAAACAACTTTGAATCTATCTCGTATTTAATGAAAAAACTAGCCAACAGTCAGACATTTGTTCGATTAGAAGATACTTTTTATTTAAGAGATGCGATTATCTCAGGGCTTGCCTGCTTTGAACTGATAGAATATTATGACGATGCCCCTATCTATATTGATTGTCTTCGTGGAATAATGGAAGAGACGCAAGATTATCAAAAGAAACCTCTCTTGTTTATGCTGGAATGGAAAGCGGCTTTGAAATTAGAGGAAGATTATGAAAAAGCTGAAAAAGTCTACCAGTCAGCCAAATCGTTTGCTCAGGTCATTGGAAATGACTATCTGGCACAGAAATTAGCAGAGGAGTGGCAGAAGGATTTGAAAAAATATTGGTAG